In Gammaproteobacteria bacterium, a genomic segment contains:
- a CDS encoding ATP synthase subunit I: protein MPDQGPVRGEGDRAIRMILVIQFLITAGAFLLLSMVAGAYAAWSAFAGGGISLATTFFFKWRVFAGSEGRSAQAIVNRFYAGEVQKICLTVVLFLIVIIGLRVSFLPMFVTYIVTLVAFWIVLLPALSGSQV, encoded by the coding sequence ATGCCTGATCAAGGTCCCGTGCGCGGGGAAGGCGACCGCGCGATACGGATGATTCTGGTGATCCAGTTTTTGATAACCGCCGGGGCTTTCCTGCTGTTGTCAATGGTTGCCGGGGCGTACGCCGCCTGGTCAGCTTTTGCAGGTGGCGGCATCAGTCTTGCTACAACATTTTTTTTCAAGTGGCGCGTGTTCGCCGGCAGCGAAGGCCGATCAGCGCAAGCCATAGTAAACAGGTTCTACGCCGGTGAAGTGCAGAAAATATGCTTAACCGTAGTCCTGTTTTTAATCGTCATCATCGGGTTGCGTGTAAGTTTTTTGCCCATGTTTGTAACTTACATTGTCACTCTGGTGGCATTCTGGATTGTTCTCCTGCCGGCGCTGTCCGGTTCACAGGTATGA